In a single window of the Zea mays cultivar B73 chromosome 5, Zm-B73-REFERENCE-NAM-5.0, whole genome shotgun sequence genome:
- the LOC100194149 gene encoding uncharacterized protein LOC100194149 precursor: protein MLLINLQWLLFHFFRYDSCMEATDSDHKPVKCVFNLDIAHVDKQTMRQKYGEIMGSNKEVLDSLQGLEALPEVDISTNDIILQDQNPFVVKLHNRSTKELACFEIIGQTPKSSGTPFSGFPSWLKVSPAVGIISPRQSVEVTLQHGQIRSQDYLTGTSGDSSGAAQEKVATLLVTVTRVDSTAGRRHKIQVQHRCRRETYSSRGYNLADRFFA from the exons ATGCTTTTAATTAATTTGCAATGGCTGTTATTCCATTTTTTTAGGTACGACTCTTGTATGGAAGCAACAGACAGTGATCATAAACCTGTCAAATGTGTGTTCAATTTAGATATTGCTCATGTGGACAAACAAACAATGAGGCAGAAGTATGGAGAAATAATGGGTTCAAATAAGGAAGTGCTTGACTCACTTCagggcttggaggctttgcctgaAGTAGATATCAGCACGAATGACATCATTCTGCAAGATCAAAACCCTTTTGTTGTGAAACTGCACAACAGAAGTACAAAAGAGTTGGCTTGTTTTGAGATCATTGGTCAGACACCAAAGTCATCTGGCACACCTTTCTCAGGTTTCCCTTCTTGGCTGAAG GTTTCTCCGGCAGTCGGTATAATTTCTCCCAGACAATCTGTTGAAGTGACGTTGCAACATGGACAAATACGAAGTCAAGATTATCTTACTGGGACTTCAGGGGACAGTTCTGGAGCTGCGCAAGAGAAGGTTGCAACGCTATTGGTTACAGTAACCAGAGTGGACTCGACAGCTGGGAGACGGCACAAAATACAAGTACAGCACCGGTGCCGCAGGGAGACGTATTCGTCAAGAGGTTATAACTTGGCGGATCGATTCTTTGCTTGA